GCGTCCGGACGAGTTCGACGTCATCGCCACGCTGAACCTCAACGGCGACTACCTGTCGGACGCGCTGGCGGCGCAGGTGGGCGGCATCGGCATCGCGCCGGGCGGCAACATCAACTACGTCACGGGCCACGCGGTGTTCGAGGCCACGCACGGCACGGCGCCCAAGTACGCGGACCTGGACAAGGTGAACCCGGGCTCGGTCATCCTCTCCGGTGAGATGATGTTCCGGCACCTGGGCTGGCACGAGGCGGCGGACCTGATGATCCAGGGCATGGACCGCGCCATCGCCTCCAAGACGGTGACGTACGACTTCGCCCGCCTGATGAAGCAGGAAGGGCAGTCTGGCGTGAACGAGGTGAAGTGCTCCGAGTTCGGTCAGGCCATCATCAAGCACATGTAGTCCCCTCGCGGGGAATTGGGAGACGGCGAAGCCATGGCTCAGAATCGCAAGAAGAAGATTGGCCTCATCGGTGGCGGGCAGATCGGCGGCAACCTCGCCCTGCTGGCGGTGCAGAAGTCGCTCGGTGACGTGTTCCTGTACGACATCCCGGCGGCCGAAGGCCTGGTCAAGGGCAAGGCGCTGGACATCAACCAGCTGGCGGCGGTGGACGGCTACGACTGCCGCGTCACCGGCACCACGGACTGGAAGGATGTCGCTGGCTCGGACGTGATCATCATCACGGCCGGCATGCCCCGCAAGCCGGGCATGAGCCGCGAGGATCTGCTCGAGATCAACCTCAAGATCATGACGGACGTGGCGGGCAACATCAAGCAGCACGCCCCGGGCGCCTTCGTCATCAACGTGGCGAACCCGCTGGACGCGATGGTGTTCGCGCTCCACAAGATCGCCGGCCTGCCGGACAACATGGTCGTGGGCATGGCGGGCGTGCTGGACACCAGCCGCTTCAAGTGCTTCGTGGCCGAGGCGCTCGGCTGCTCCATCCGTGACGTGGAGGCGCTGGTGCTCGGCGGCCACGGCGACGACATGGTGCCCCTGGTGCGTCACAGCACCGTGGGCGGCGTGCCCCTCACGGAGCTCATCGCGAAGGACAAGCTGGACGCCATCGTCAAGCGCACCCGCGAGGGCGGCGCGGAGCTGGTCGGCCTGTACAAGACGGGCAGCGCCTACTTCGGGCCCGCGGCCTCCTCCATCGCCATGGCGGAGAGCTTCATCTTCGACCGCAAGCGCATCCTGCCGGGCGCGGCGCTGCTGAAGGGCCAGTACGGCATCAGCGACTACTTCTTCGGGACCCCCGTGCAGATCGGCGCGGGCGGCATCGAGAAGGTCATCACCGTCGACCTGAACGCCGCCGAGAAGGCCGAGCTGGAGAAGTCCTTCCAGTCGGTCAAGAAGACGGTCGACTCCGTCAAGCTGTAGGCCGTACCAGCTCAGAAGCCCGTCGGGACCTCCCGGCGGGCTTCTTGGCTGATGCCGCGAATGACGCGGGCTTATCGAGTTCCTCGCCGCCGTTGCGGCGTGCTTCCAGCAAGTTAACTAGCCTGTAGAACTCGCACGGAGATGTCCGGAGCGTGGCGCGCCGGTTGTGGCGAGCCGGCTGACGGCAGGCGCCCTGGATCCGGCGGTCAAGGAGACGATGATGGCAGCAGCAGCGCGGTTCACAGTGGTGGGCGGCGGTCTCGCCGGGCTGATGACGACGATCAAGCTCGCGGAGGCGGGCCACCAGGTGGATGTGCTCTCGCTCGTCCCGGTGAAGCGCTCTCACTCGGTCTGCGCGCAGGGAGGCATCAACGGCGCGGTGAACACCAAGGGAGAGGGTGACCACCCGGAGATCCACGTCAAGGACACGCTGCGCGGCGGCGACTTCCTGGCCGAGCAGATCTCCGTGAAGGGCATGTGCTACGCGGCCCCCGGCATCATCTACCTGCTGGACCGCATGGGCGTGACGTTCAACCGCACGCCGGAGGGCCTGCTGGACTTCCGCCGCTTCGGCGGCACGCTGCACCACCGCACGGCCTTCGCCGGCGCGACGACGGGCCAGCAGCTGCTCTACGCGTTGGACGAGCAGGTCCGCCGCTACGAGGCCGAGGGCAAGGTCACCAAGTACGAGTACTGGGAGTGGCTCGGCACCGTGAAGGACGAGGGCGGCCGCTGCATCGGCAGCGTGGCCGTGGACCTCAGGACCATGGAGATCCGCACCTTCCCGGCGGAGGCCGTGTGCCTCGCCACGGGTGGTCCGGGCATCGTCTTCGGCCGCTCCACCAACTCCGTCATCAACACCGGCACCGCCGCGGGTCGCGCCTACATGGAGGGCGCCATCTACGCCAACGGCGAGTTCATCCAGGTGCACCCGACGTCGATTCCGGGCGAGGACAAGCTGCGCCTGATGAGCGAGTCGGTGCGCGGCGAGGGTGGCCGCGTCTGGGTGCCTCGCAAGAAGGGTGACACGCGCGGCCCCCGGGACATCCCGGAGAGCGAGCGCTGGTACTTCCTCGAGGAGAAGTATCCCAAGTACAAGAACCTGGTCCCCCGCGATGTCGCCACGCGCGAGATCTTCATGGTCTGCCGCGACCTGGGCCTGGGCATCGGCGGGCGCGACGGCGTGTACCTGGACGTCACGCACATCCCGGCCAAGACGCTCGACGCCAAGATCAAGGGCGTGATGGAGATCTACGAGAAGTTCGTCGGAGATGATCCGCGCGTCACGCCGATGGTCATCTTCCCGGGCATGCACTACTCGATGGGCGGCCTGTACGTGCAGTTCGAGGCCGACTCGAAGACGCTCACGCCGCTCGAGGGCAGCCCCAAGAACCAGTCCACCAACATCCCGGGCCTGTACGCCGCGGGCGAGGCGGACTACGCGTTCCACGGCGGCAACCGCCTGGGCGCCAACTCGCTGCTCTCCTGCATCTACTCGGGGATGATCGGCGGCCCGGCCATGGCGTCCTTCGCCAAGAGCCAGACGACGAGCGCGGCGGCGATGCCGGAGAAGTTCTTCCAGGACGCCAAGCGCTACTGGGAGGACCGGTTCACGACCATCAAGAAGATGTCGGGCCCGGAGAACCCGTACGGCCTGGCGCAGGAGCTGGGCGACGTGATGACGGAGAACTGCACCGTCGTCCGCTACAACGATCGCCTGAAGAAGACGGTGGAGAAGGTCCGCGAGCTCAAGGGCCGCTGGAAGAACGTCAACGTGCTGGACACGGGCAACTCGTCCAACCGCTCGATGTCGTTCGTCAACCAGCTCTGGAACATGCTGGAGCTGGGCGAGGTCATCGCCACGAGCGCGCTGCTCCGTGACGAGAGCCGCGGCGCGCACTACAAGCCGGACTTCTCGCTGCCCGAGCCGAAGACGAAGGACCCGAACGACGATCCGTCCTGGATGGCGCTGTGGCAGGCGCGCCACGACAAGTGGGCGAAGACGACCATCGCGAAGTACGCGGAGCAGGGGCCGAACATCTCCTACGAGGATGTGCCGACGCCCGTGCTCAAGCCCGAGCCGCGCTGGTACGCGTAAGGCACCGGGGAACTTTCTGGGCGGGCCCGTGGCAGGTCGCGCGGGCCCCCGTAACTGACTTGGAAGCGAAGGGTCGAGCGACATGGACACCGCACAGGCAGGCGCCGTCAGCAGCCAAACCATCTCCTTCCGCATCTGGCGGCAGGATGATCCGAACCAGCCGGGCCACTACGAGGAGTTCAAGGTCCCCTATCGCAAGGGCGCCAACGTCATCTCGTGCCTGATGGAGATCCAGCGCAACCCCGTCACCGTGGAGGGCAAGAAGGTGCCGCCGGTGATCTGGGACGCCGCGTGCCTCGAGGAGGTCTGTGGCAGCTGCGCGATGAACATCAACGGCCGCGTGCGCATGGCCTGCTCGGCGCTCATCGACAAGCTGGAGCAGCCGATCACGCTGGAGCCCATGAGCAAGTTCCCCGTGGTCCGGGACCTGGCCGTGGACCGCAGCCGCATGTTCGACGCCCTCAAGAAGGTGAAGGGCTGGATCCCCACGGACGGCACGCACAACCTGGGCCCCGGTCCGCGTCAGTCGCCGGGCGACCAGTCCACCATGTACGTGCTGTCCACGTGCATCACGTGCGGCAGCTGCCTGGAGGCGTGCCCGCAGGTGACCATGGGCAACGACTTCGTGGGCGCCGCGGCCATCAGCCAGGCCCGCCTGTTCAACATGAACCCCACGGGCAAGCTCAACTCCGAGGAGCGCGTGCGCTCGCTCATGGGCCCCGGCGGCGTGCAGGACTGCGGCAAGGCGCAGAACTGCGTGAAGGTCTGCCCGAAGGAGATTCCGCTCACCACCTCCATCGCGCTGATGAACCGTCAGGTGACCAAGCTGGTCATCAAGGACCTCTTCTCGCAGGAGGAGGAGAAGAAGGGCCACAGCGGTCCAGGGTGATACGGGCGCGCGAGCGCCTCGCCGTCTCCTCGGCCCCGCTCCGGTCTCCCTCGTGGAGCCCGGGCGGGGCTGTTGACGTTTCTGGGACACAGGCGCGCTGAAGGGCGCCTCATCTGCCCGGACATTCCTGATTATCAGCGGTCCACACCGTGCCGCACCGCGGTGCCTGTCGGGTCAAACGGCCTTGCCATCCGTCGGTTTCTGCGCAATGAGGGCCACGCGCTTGACGCCTGTAAGGGGTCGTCCCCCTCGTCTCCACATGGAGCCTCGATGAAGATCCACGAGTACCAGGGCAAGGAAATCTTCCGGAAGTACGGCGTGCCCACGCCGAAGGGAATCCTCGCGCTCTCGCCCAACGACGCGGAGGCCGCGGCGAAGACGCTCGGCACGCCCGTCGTGGTGGTGAAGGCCCAGATCCACGCCGGTGGTCGTGGCAAGGGCGGCGGCGTGAAGCTCGCCAAGAGCCCCGCCGAGGCGAAGGAGCTGGCCAAGCAGATGCTTGGCATGAAGCTCAAGACCATCCAGACCGGCCCCGAGGGCCAGACGGTCCACAAGGTCTATGTCGAGCAGGGTCTCGACATCGGCCAGGAGCTGTACCTGGGCGTGACGCTCGACCGCGCCACCAGCCGCGTCACCTTCATGGCGTCCCGCGAGGGCGGCGTGGAGATCGAGGAAGTGGCGGAGAAGCACCCCGAGAAGATCCTCCGCGAGACGGTGGACCCGGCGGTGGGCTTCCTGGACTTCCAGGGCCGCAAGATGGCCTTCGGCCTGGGCCTGACGGGCCCGACGGTGACGAAGTTCGTCCAGTTCTGCTCCGCGCTCTACAAGATGTTCGTGGAGACGGACGCGTCGCTGGTGGAGATCAACCCGCTGGTCATCCTGAAGGATGGCGGCGTGGTGGCGCTCGACGCGAAGGTGACCTTCGACGAGAACGCGCTCTATCGGCACAAGGACCTGCTGGAGTACCGCGACCTCGCCGAGGAAGAGGCGCGCGAGACGCAGGCCAAGGAGTGGGACCTGGCGTACATCGCGCTCGATGGCAACATCGGCTGCATGGTGAACGGCGCCGGTCTGGCCATGGCCACCATGGACACCATCAAGCTGGTGGGCGGTGAGCCGGCCAACTTCCTGGACGTGGGCGGCGGCGCGACGAAGGAGAAGGTGACGGCGGCCTTCAAGCTCATCCTGGCCGACCCCGCGGTGAAGGCGGTGCTGGTCAACATCTTCGGCGGCATCATGAAGTGCGACGTCATCGCCGAGGGCATCATCGCCGCGGCGAAGGAGGTCCAGCTGAAGGTCCCGCTCGTGGTGCGCCTGGAAGGCACCAACGTGGAGCTGGGCAAGCAGCTGCTCAGCAACTCCGGCCTCGCCATCACCCCGGCGGACAACCTGCGTCAGGCGGCCGAGAAGGCCGTCTCCGCGCTGAAGTAGTCCGCGCGCTTCATTGCCCACACTTTAAGGAGCGCCATGAGCATCCTCGTCAACGAAAACACGAAGGTCCTCTGCCAGGGCATCACCGGCTCGGCGGGCTCGTTCCACTCGAAGCAGATGCTGGAGTACGGCACGAAGCTCGTGGCCGGCGTGACGCCGGGCAAGGGCGGTACCCAGTTCGAGGGCAAGGTTCCCGTGTATGACACGGTCGCCGACGCCGTGAAGCAGACGGGCGCGAACACGTCCGTCATCTTCGTCCCGCCCCCGTTCGCCGCGGACTCCATCATGGAGGCCGCCGACGCGGGCGTGTCCCTCATCATCACGATCACCGAGGGCATCCCCGTCCTCGACATGGTGCGCGCCAAGCGCTACCTGCAGGGCAAGCCGGGCGTGCGCCTCATCGGCCCGAACTGTCCTGGCGTGATCACGCCCGGCGCCAAGTGCAAGATCGGCATCATGCCGGGCCACATCCACAAGGCGGGCCGCATCGGCGTGGTGTCGCGCTCGGGCACGCTGACGTACGAGGCCGTGCACCAGCTCACCCAGCTGGGCCTGGGCCAGTCGACGGCCGTGGGCATCGGCGGAGACCCGGTCAACGGCACCGACTTCGTGGACGTGCTGAAGCTGTTCCAGGCGGATCCGGACACGGACGCCGTCATCATGATTGGTGAGATCGGCGGCAGCGCCGAGGAGGCGGGCGCGGAGTACGTGGCCCGCGAGTTCACCAAGCCCATCGCCGGCTTCATCGCCGGCCAGTCGGCGCCTCCGGGCAAGCGCATGGGCCACGCCGGCGCCATCATCTCCGGCGGCAAGGGCACGGCGACGGAGAAGATCAAGGCGATGGAGGCCGCGGGCATCCTGATGGCCGCCAGCCCCGCCGAGCTGGGCACCACCCTCCAGGAGGCCGTCAAGCGCGGCCCCCCGAAGCGCTAACACCCCTCAAGGGACAAAGGAGCCAATCACATGGCCATCGAGCGTACGCTGTCCATCATCAAGCCGGACGGTCTGCAGAAGGGCGTCATCGGGAAGATCATCAGCCGCTTCGAGGAGAAGGGTCTGAAGCCGGTCGCCATCCGGCTCCAGCAGCTCTCCCAGAAGGAGGCCGAGGGCTTCTACGCGGTCCACAAGGCCCGGCCCTTCTTCAAGGACCTGGTGCAGTTCATGATCTCCGGCCCCGTCGTCCTGATGGTGCTCGAGGGCGAGAACGCCGTCCTGGGCAACCGCGACATCATGGGCGCCACCAACCCGGCGCAGGCGGCCGAGGGCACCATCCGCAAGGACTTCGCCACCAGCATCGACCAGAACACGGTCCACGGCTCCGACAGCCTGGAGAACGCGAAGAACGAGATCGCGTACTTCTTCCGGGAGACGGAGATCCAGCCGTACGAGTACACCGCCAAGAAGTAGGCGACAGGGCCCCTCGGGGCTCCTGACCCGCGGCCCGGTGTCGGCACCCGTCAAAGGGGCTGGCCCGGGCCGTTGGTTTTCGGGCGGGACGGTGTGGGGATGCGTAGGGTTGGGGGAGGGGAGTGCGTTCCCAGGTCGACCAGGCGGCCGGTGCCTCCTTTGACACCTCGACCCCAGGTGTGGGAAGGGACGCCCCCGGGCCCCCCGTTTCACTGCGCGACGACGATGACCGAGACCTCCGCCACCGCCACTCTTCCCGTCACGGAGCCCCTGCCGGCGCCCGCTCCCGCGAAGCTCGTGGACGTGGCCAGCCTGTCCATGGAGGGGCTCACCCGCTTCGTCACCGAGCAGCTGGGCGAGCGCGCGTTCCGTGCCCCGCAGATGTACCGCTGGCTGCACCAGCGCGGCGCCACCTCGTTCGACGAGATGACGGACCTGTCCAAGGCCTTCCGCGAGAAGCTCAAGGCCGCCGCGGAGATCATCCCGCTGGTGAAGGACTTGGAGCAGCGCAGCATCGACGGCACCATCAAGTACCGGTGGAAGACGCGCGACGGGCGCTACATCGAGTCCGTCTACATGCCCTCCGAGGACCGCCGCACGCTGTGCGTGTCCACCCAGGTGGGCTGCGCCATGGCCTGCGGCTTCTGCATGACGGGCACCATGGGGCTCAAGCGCAACCTGACGCCCAGCGAGATCGTGGCGCAGGTGCACGCGGTGAACCGCGAGGTCCGTAAGAACGAGGGCCACGAGACGCTGCGCCCCTTGAGCAACCTCGTGTTCATGGGCATGGGCGAGCCCCTGCACAACTTCGAGAACCTCAAGACGGCGCTCGCCATCCTCCAGTCCGGGGACGGGCCCAACTTCAGCCACCGGCACATCACCGTCTCCACCGTCGGCCTCGTTCCCATGATCGAGCGCTTCGGCAAGGAGACGGACGTGAAGCTGGCGATTTCGCTCAACGCCAGCACGGATGAGCAGCGCAGCAAGACGATGCCCGTCAACCGCAAGTGGAACATCGCCGCGTTGTTGGACGCGTGCCGCAAGTTCCCGCTGCGCCAGGGCCGCCGCATCACCTTCGAGTACGTGCTCATCCAGGGCTTCAACGACAGCGATGAGGACGCGCACCGGCTCATCCAGCTGCTCAAGGGAATTCCGGCGAAGGTCAACCTGATTCCCTACAACGAGAACCCCGGCCTGGGGTTCCAGACGACCGCGGAAGAGCGGGCGGAGCAGTTCCGGGCCATCCTGTCGGACGGCCACGTGGCCGCCTACATCCGGAAGAATCGGGGCCGGGACATCGCGGGGGCTTGCGGGCAGCTCGCGAATCGTGGTGAGGCCACTCCGGCCGAAAGCACGACATAAAGTCCCGAGCTTCCTTGACAATCCCGCGGGTGCGGCGTTAAGAGCGCCACCCCGTTTACATCGTCGTTTCCTGTTCGCTGGAGTACTCCATGGCCGTCGTCCTCCGTCTTGCCCGCGCGGGCGCCAAGCACAAGCCCTACTACCACGTGGTCGCCACCGACTCCCGCAACCCCCGGGATGGCAAGTTCATCGAGGCCGTCGGCGCGTACGACCCGACCGTGAGCCCCCCGAAGGTGGAGTTCAACGAGGAGCGGCTGAACTACTGGCTGAAGACGGGCGCGACGCCCTCCGAGACGGTCGCGGACCTCATCAAGGTCAACGCGAAGGCCGTCAAGCCCACCCCCGCGGCTTGATCCGCGACCGGCTTTACTGAGCGGACGTGGAGCAACTCCTCACGTATCTGGCGCGGGCCCTGGTCGATCAACCTGACCAGGTGGGCCTGCGCATCTCCGAGGCGGACGGCGCGCGGCTCTATGAGCTGAAGGTCGCCCCCGAGGATGTCGGCAAGGTCATCGGCCGTGACGGGCGCACCGTGAACGCCCTCCGGACGCTGCTCAACGCCGCGGCCCAGAAGTCTGGCCAGAAGGTCCGACTGGAGATCCTGGACGACCGCCGCAACGCCGCTGGCGCCCCGCCCGCCACCGCACCGGACGCGTCGCGGTGACGCAGAAGCCCCTGCTGGAGCTGGGCTTCATCTCTCGCGCGCACGGGCTGCGGGGCGAGCTGGCGGTGCGCCCGTTTGATCCGGGTTCGCAGACGCTCTCCACCGTGGACCGGGTCCGCATCCGCACCCGTGCGGGCGTGGAGAAGGACCTGGTGTTGGAGTCCCTGCGCCCCACGCCGAAGGAGGACATCGTCGCCTTCGAGGGCGTGGAGTCCCGCACGGAGGCCGAGGGGCTGGTGGGCTCCACGGTGTTCGTGTTCCGCGAGGACCTGGAGCAGCCCGAGGAGGGCGAGTTCTTCCAGGGCGACCTGCTGGGCCTGTCCGCCGTGGACGAGGCGGGGACGCCGCTGGGCAAGGTGGAGGAGATCTGGGCCACCGGTGAAGTGCCCAACCTCGTGATCCGCGCCGCGGGCCGGCAGGAGCTGGTGGTGCCGTTCGCGGACGAGTTCGTCCCGACGGTGGACATCGCGGGCCAGCGCATCGTGATCCGTCCTCCGGAGTACGTGGAGGTCGGCCGGCGCGACGCCGACAAGGATGCCCCGGACGGGTCCGAGTCGTGAGCCCGCCGTATCCGGTGGAGCTGCTCACGCTGTTCCCGGGGATGGTGTCCGGCTACCTGGGCGCGAGCATCCTCGGCAAGGCCCAGGAGAAGGGCCTCCTGTCCGCCACCGTGACGGACATCCGCGAGTACGCCGAGGGCAAGCACCGTGTCACCGACGACGCGCCCTACGGCGGCGGTGCGGGCATGGTGATGAAGCCAGAGCCGCTGGTCGCCGCGATCAGCGCCGCGCGGGCCCGGCTGCCCGGCGCGAAGGTGCTCCTGATGAGCCCTCGCGGGACGACCTTCACCCAGGTCACCGCGCGCGAGCTGGTGGCGCACACCGCCGGGCTGATCCTGGTCTGCGGCCGCTACGAGGGCGTGGACGAGCGGGTGATGAGCCACCTGGACGGCGAGCTGTCGCTGGGGGACTTCGTGCTCACCGGCGGGGAGATCGCCGCGATGGCGGTGGTGGACGCGGTGGCGCGCCTGGTGCCTGGGGTGCTGGGCAACGTGGCGTCCTCGGTGTCGGAGAGCTTCGAGGAGGGGACGCTGGAGCATCCTCAGTACACCCGTCCGCCCGTGTTCCAGGGCGTCGAGGTGCCGGCGGCCCTCCAGTCCGGAGACCACGCTCGCATCGCCCGGTGGCGCCGGTGGAAGTCGCTGGTGCTCACGCGCGAGCGACGGCCGGACCTGTTCGCTCGCATCACCCTGTCCAAGGCCGACGAGAAACTGCTGGCCCGACGGGAGGAAGAGCTGTAACCCTGGGGGTTCTTTGGGAGTCGGGTCACAGCGGGCTTGTCCGACACCGCTCTCTCTGCTAGTACGGCCCGCTCTTTCACGCGTTCTCATCGCGTCAGCTTTCGCTTCACTGGAGTCCGAAATGCGTAACGCCGCCATTCAGCACGTCGAGGCCAAGTACCTGCGCCAGGACGTCACCTCGTTCCGTCCTGGTGACTCCGTGCGCGTCTTCTGGAAGGTGAAGGAGGGCGAGAAGGAGCGCGTTCAGGCGTTCGAGGGCACCGTCATCCGGAAGACCTCGGGCAGCCACCGCGCCATGTTCACCGTGCGCAAGATGTCCTTCGGCGTCGGCGTCGAGCGCATCTTCCCGCTGCACAGCCCCCGCTACGAGAAGATCGAGGTCCTCTCGCGCGGCCGCGTGAACCGCAGCCGTCTGTTCTACCTCCGCAACCTCAAGGGCAAGGCCGCCCGCGTGGACGTGCAGGAGGAGGCGGACGCGACCCAGGGTAAGGCTGCCAAGGCCGCCAAGGCCTGATCGCCTGAGTCCTCGTTGGCCTCCGGGCCATCGTGAGAAGGAGCGTCCGATACCGGGCGCTCCTTTTTTCATTCGCGCTAACATGGGCGAGCCATGCAATTCGTCGAGGTCGCCGTCCAGAATGTCCGGGGATTCACTCCCGCGGGCCGCTTCGCGCTGAAAGCCGGGTACCTCGTCCTCAAGCCGCCCTCGGCGGAGGCGAGTCCCTTCGCGGGCGTGCTGCTCGCGCTGCTCTACGCCGACGGGCGGGGCGGGGATGCCTCCTTCATCGCGCCGGGCGCGAAGTCCGGCAAGGCCGCGCTGACCTTCGTGGGCGTCGATGGCGCCACGTACCGCGTGCTGCGCGAGCTGGGTGGATCCGGGACGCTGCACCGGATGAACAAGACGACGCAGCAGCCGGAGCTGGTGTCGTCGGACGCCTCGGAGATGAACCAGTTCCTGCGGGGGCAGGTGGGCTTGCCGCCGCGCACGAGCTTCGAGCAGCTCTACTGCCTGCAGCCGGGGCATATGCCGTCGCGGCGCCCGCGCAAGGCCGCGGCGAAGGCGGTGGATCCGAAGACCTCCGGCAAGTTCCCCTCGCTGGCGAACGCGTCCTCGGTGGCCGCCGCGGAGGACATCCCGGCGGCGGAGGCGAAGGTGCGCGCGCTCGAGGCGGAGCTCGTCTCCGCGCGCGAGGTGGATCAGCTCCAGTTCAAGGTGGATGGGCTGTCGTCGCAGATCTTCGACGCGGACCAGCGGCTCAAGGGCACCGAGGGCCTCAAGGTGGCCATCCACGAGGCGGAGAACGCGTGGCGGGCCGCTCCGACGCCCCAGACGCTCGGGCTG
The genomic region above belongs to Myxococcus guangdongensis and contains:
- the mdh gene encoding malate dehydrogenase, which gives rise to MAQNRKKKIGLIGGGQIGGNLALLAVQKSLGDVFLYDIPAAEGLVKGKALDINQLAAVDGYDCRVTGTTDWKDVAGSDVIIITAGMPRKPGMSREDLLEINLKIMTDVAGNIKQHAPGAFVINVANPLDAMVFALHKIAGLPDNMVVGMAGVLDTSRFKCFVAEALGCSIRDVEALVLGGHGDDMVPLVRHSTVGGVPLTELIAKDKLDAIVKRTREGGAELVGLYKTGSAYFGPAASSIAMAESFIFDRKRILPGAALLKGQYGISDYFFGTPVQIGAGGIEKVITVDLNAAEKAELEKSFQSVKKTVDSVKL
- the sdhA gene encoding succinate dehydrogenase flavoprotein subunit, translating into MAAAARFTVVGGGLAGLMTTIKLAEAGHQVDVLSLVPVKRSHSVCAQGGINGAVNTKGEGDHPEIHVKDTLRGGDFLAEQISVKGMCYAAPGIIYLLDRMGVTFNRTPEGLLDFRRFGGTLHHRTAFAGATTGQQLLYALDEQVRRYEAEGKVTKYEYWEWLGTVKDEGGRCIGSVAVDLRTMEIRTFPAEAVCLATGGPGIVFGRSTNSVINTGTAAGRAYMEGAIYANGEFIQVHPTSIPGEDKLRLMSESVRGEGGRVWVPRKKGDTRGPRDIPESERWYFLEEKYPKYKNLVPRDVATREIFMVCRDLGLGIGGRDGVYLDVTHIPAKTLDAKIKGVMEIYEKFVGDDPRVTPMVIFPGMHYSMGGLYVQFEADSKTLTPLEGSPKNQSTNIPGLYAAGEADYAFHGGNRLGANSLLSCIYSGMIGGPAMASFAKSQTTSAAAMPEKFFQDAKRYWEDRFTTIKKMSGPENPYGLAQELGDVMTENCTVVRYNDRLKKTVEKVRELKGRWKNVNVLDTGNSSNRSMSFVNQLWNMLELGEVIATSALLRDESRGAHYKPDFSLPEPKTKDPNDDPSWMALWQARHDKWAKTTIAKYAEQGPNISYEDVPTPVLKPEPRWYA
- the sdhB gene encoding succinate dehydrogenase iron-sulfur subunit, encoding MDTAQAGAVSSQTISFRIWRQDDPNQPGHYEEFKVPYRKGANVISCLMEIQRNPVTVEGKKVPPVIWDAACLEEVCGSCAMNINGRVRMACSALIDKLEQPITLEPMSKFPVVRDLAVDRSRMFDALKKVKGWIPTDGTHNLGPGPRQSPGDQSTMYVLSTCITCGSCLEACPQVTMGNDFVGAAAISQARLFNMNPTGKLNSEERVRSLMGPGGVQDCGKAQNCVKVCPKEIPLTTSIALMNRQVTKLVIKDLFSQEEEKKGHSGPG
- the sucC gene encoding ADP-forming succinate--CoA ligase subunit beta, whose protein sequence is MKIHEYQGKEIFRKYGVPTPKGILALSPNDAEAAAKTLGTPVVVVKAQIHAGGRGKGGGVKLAKSPAEAKELAKQMLGMKLKTIQTGPEGQTVHKVYVEQGLDIGQELYLGVTLDRATSRVTFMASREGGVEIEEVAEKHPEKILRETVDPAVGFLDFQGRKMAFGLGLTGPTVTKFVQFCSALYKMFVETDASLVEINPLVILKDGGVVALDAKVTFDENALYRHKDLLEYRDLAEEEARETQAKEWDLAYIALDGNIGCMVNGAGLAMATMDTIKLVGGEPANFLDVGGGATKEKVTAAFKLILADPAVKAVLVNIFGGIMKCDVIAEGIIAAAKEVQLKVPLVVRLEGTNVELGKQLLSNSGLAITPADNLRQAAEKAVSALK
- the sucD gene encoding succinate--CoA ligase subunit alpha — its product is MSILVNENTKVLCQGITGSAGSFHSKQMLEYGTKLVAGVTPGKGGTQFEGKVPVYDTVADAVKQTGANTSVIFVPPPFAADSIMEAADAGVSLIITITEGIPVLDMVRAKRYLQGKPGVRLIGPNCPGVITPGAKCKIGIMPGHIHKAGRIGVVSRSGTLTYEAVHQLTQLGLGQSTAVGIGGDPVNGTDFVDVLKLFQADPDTDAVIMIGEIGGSAEEAGAEYVAREFTKPIAGFIAGQSAPPGKRMGHAGAIISGGKGTATEKIKAMEAAGILMAASPAELGTTLQEAVKRGPPKR
- the ndk gene encoding nucleoside-diphosphate kinase, whose product is MAIERTLSIIKPDGLQKGVIGKIISRFEEKGLKPVAIRLQQLSQKEAEGFYAVHKARPFFKDLVQFMISGPVVLMVLEGENAVLGNRDIMGATNPAQAAEGTIRKDFATSIDQNTVHGSDSLENAKNEIAYFFRETEIQPYEYTAKK
- the rlmN gene encoding 23S rRNA (adenine(2503)-C(2))-methyltransferase RlmN, with protein sequence MTETSATATLPVTEPLPAPAPAKLVDVASLSMEGLTRFVTEQLGERAFRAPQMYRWLHQRGATSFDEMTDLSKAFREKLKAAAEIIPLVKDLEQRSIDGTIKYRWKTRDGRYIESVYMPSEDRRTLCVSTQVGCAMACGFCMTGTMGLKRNLTPSEIVAQVHAVNREVRKNEGHETLRPLSNLVFMGMGEPLHNFENLKTALAILQSGDGPNFSHRHITVSTVGLVPMIERFGKETDVKLAISLNASTDEQRSKTMPVNRKWNIAALLDACRKFPLRQGRRITFEYVLIQGFNDSDEDAHRLIQLLKGIPAKVNLIPYNENPGLGFQTTAEERAEQFRAILSDGHVAAYIRKNRGRDIAGACGQLANRGEATPAESTT
- the rpsP gene encoding 30S ribosomal protein S16 — its product is MAVVLRLARAGAKHKPYYHVVATDSRNPRDGKFIEAVGAYDPTVSPPKVEFNEERLNYWLKTGATPSETVADLIKVNAKAVKPTPAA
- a CDS encoding KH domain-containing protein encodes the protein MEQLLTYLARALVDQPDQVGLRISEADGARLYELKVAPEDVGKVIGRDGRTVNALRTLLNAAAQKSGQKVRLEILDDRRNAAGAPPATAPDASR
- the rimM gene encoding ribosome maturation factor RimM (Essential for efficient processing of 16S rRNA) is translated as MTQKPLLELGFISRAHGLRGELAVRPFDPGSQTLSTVDRVRIRTRAGVEKDLVLESLRPTPKEDIVAFEGVESRTEAEGLVGSTVFVFREDLEQPEEGEFFQGDLLGLSAVDEAGTPLGKVEEIWATGEVPNLVIRAAGRQELVVPFADEFVPTVDIAGQRIVIRPPEYVEVGRRDADKDAPDGSES
- the trmD gene encoding tRNA (guanosine(37)-N1)-methyltransferase TrmD translates to MSPPYPVELLTLFPGMVSGYLGASILGKAQEKGLLSATVTDIREYAEGKHRVTDDAPYGGGAGMVMKPEPLVAAISAARARLPGAKVLLMSPRGTTFTQVTARELVAHTAGLILVCGRYEGVDERVMSHLDGELSLGDFVLTGGEIAAMAVVDAVARLVPGVLGNVASSVSESFEEGTLEHPQYTRPPVFQGVEVPAALQSGDHARIARWRRWKSLVLTRERRPDLFARITLSKADEKLLARREEEL
- the rplS gene encoding 50S ribosomal protein L19, with amino-acid sequence MRNAAIQHVEAKYLRQDVTSFRPGDSVRVFWKVKEGEKERVQAFEGTVIRKTSGSHRAMFTVRKMSFGVGVERIFPLHSPRYEKIEVLSRGRVNRSRLFYLRNLKGKAARVDVQEEADATQGKAAKAAKA